A segment of the Pseudomonadota bacterium genome:
GGCGCGTAGAGCACCATGCCGGACACCAGCGCGAGTACGAACAGCAGCGCCATGGCGCCGAGGAATAGCTTGCCCGGCAGGCCGGCAAACATTTCGACGTGCAACAGCAGCAGGATGTCCAGCACACCGCCTTCGCCGAAACGATGGGCGCCGAGGATGGCGCCGTCGTGCCAGTCGACGTACACGCCGATGTCGTCTTCGAGCGATGCCCCGGGACTGGCGCCCATGCCGACATAGACGACATCGCCCTGCCCCGCCTCGCTGGCGACGATGTGCACGTGCTGGTGCGGACGATGTTCGCGCGCCGCCTCCACCACCGCGTCGAGCGCCAACCGTGGCGCGCCGGCCGATGCCGTCGCCGGCTTGGTCAGCGTGCCGAGCCACGGTTCCAGCTCATGATGAAAAGTCACGGCAGCCCGGTGATGCACAGCATCAGCATGAATACCGTGCACACCAGGCTCGACCAGGTATGCAGCCATTGCCAGCGCCGCATCGTTGTGGCTGAAAGAGCCATGGTGATGCCGACTCAAAACGATGTGCGCAGCGTCGCGATGATGCTGCGCGAAGCGGCCGGCCACACCGAGATGCCGTCGCCCGACGTGAAGTAATACTCCTTGTCCAGCAGGTTCCTGGCGTTAAGTTGCGCCTGCCAATGCTTGAACTTGTAATAGACGAGCGCGTCGGCCTGCACGTAACCCGGCAGTTCGCCGACGTTGCCGTTGTCGATCTCGACCTGGCTCGCCATGCGCAGGCCGCCGCCGATACCGAGTCCCCTGAGCGGCCCCTGTTGCAATTCATAGACCGAGAACAGCGCCGCCGCGTGTTCCGGCACGCCGAAGCGTCGATGTCCGCTGTTCGCGCCGCCGGGATCGTCGGTGATGCGCGCATCGGTGAAGGCGTAGTTGGCATTCACGCGCCAGCCGGCGTAGAGATTCAGCGCGGTGTCGAACTCGAGCCCTCGACTGCGCTCGGCGCCGGCGTTGATGGAGAACAACGGATTGGCAGGATCGGCGCCCACCACGTTGCTCTTGCGAATGTGGAACGCGGAGAGGGTCGTGACCACGCGCTTGTCCAAGAGCTCGCTCTTGACGCCGAGTTCCCACTGCCGTGCCTGTTCCGGCTCGAGCGGATCGCCGCTGGCGGTGGCGCTCTGGAACGCACGAAAGGCGTTGGTCGACTCGGCGTAGTTGGCATAGAGCGACAGGAAGGGCCGCGGCTTCACCACCACGCCCACGGTCGGATTGGCGCGATAAGGCGCCTGCTCGATGGCCGAGTTGGTGAAGGGCAGGCCCGGCGGATAGGTGGAGGACTGGCTGGCGTCGAACCATTCGAAACGCGCGCCGACCGTCAGGTAGACGAGTTCACGCCAATTGACGCGATTCAAAATCAGCAAGGACTCTTCGTCGGCATCGACCGCCGTCTGTTCGTTGAAATTGAGCGGAAAGCCGGGGAACGGCACCAGCGGTCGCGGCTGGTAGCCTCCATACACCGGCTCAAGCGCATTCAAGGGCGCATGGCCGCCGAGATTGCGCAGCCGCTGCGCGCTCAGGTTTTCGTGCTCGAAGGCGATCAGGAGTTGGTTGTGGAACGCGAAGGGCTGGCCAGTGAACAATGACGCGTCGATGCTGTGCTCAGCGCGCAAGGCGGAGTTCTGATCGTCGTAACCGACCACCGCCAGGCTGCGCGAGACCTCATGCGTAAGCGGGTTGTAAGCCGCGCCCGCGAAATTGAACAGGATGAAGTAAGCGCCATCGGTCATGGCCTTGCGGCCGTGGGCGGTGATGCGTGACACCTGCGCGTCGTTCCAGCGGTGTTCGAGTTCCACCACGCCACGCCAAGTCTCGTGTTCGAAGCGCGTGAGATCCGACTCGCCGAAATAGCGGCCATAGGGAATGTCGTCGAGCGTGCGCCCGTTGACGACCGGCACGCCGGGATTGCTGGCGTGCTCGTCGTCGACGAATTCACCGCGCGCCAGCAAGGTGGTCGAGGGCGCGAGGCGGATCAGGGCGGACGGCGCCAAGACGAAGCGTTCACCGTCGGCGATGTCGACGAACGAACCGGCGGTATCGTAGGCCGCATCCAGTCGCAGCGCGACGCGCTCCGGCATCGCCGTCCAGTTGCCATGGAGTTCGCTGCGATAGAAGTCTTCACTGCCGAAGCGCTGCGCGATGTCGAGGGTGTTCTCGAACGTCGGTTTGCGCGTGACGTAGTTGACGGTGCCGCCCGGCTCGCCTCGACCGAACAGCACGGCGGTCGGTCCCTTGACGACCTCGATACTGTCGATGTTCACCATGTCGGTCGGGCCGGTCGCGTTGATGCTGCCGATGCCGACTTCGCCGGCGCGGAAACCGTCCTTGACGAGATCCGGCTGCACGAAGCCGCGCAGCAGGAAGGTTTCGCCGAGTCCGGTGAAGGACGACGCGCGCACGGCGCCGGGGACGTTGACCAGCGCATCCTGCGGATCGAACACGCCCTGCAA
Coding sequences within it:
- a CDS encoding TonB-dependent receptor produces the protein MTAQRLIERRRVFPPFTVKAAIVAAMIAWHATCGAAAVQIDLPSQPLPSSLAMLAAQTGIEVDVDDALVQGRSSPAVSGMLEPAAALQALLTGADLVAVRGEGGTYAVVAASGAATVERIEVRGRHEREAPASALRMNVPLLDAPLSVQVIDKDTLDLQGVFDPQDALVNVPGAVRASSFTGLGETFLLRGFVQPDLVKDGFRAGEVGIGSINATGPTDMVNIDSIEVVKGPTAVLFGRGEPGGTVNYVTRKPTFENTLDIAQRFGSEDFYRSELHGNWTAMPERVALRLDAAYDTAGSFVDIADGERFVLAPSALIRLAPSTTLLARGEFVDDEHASNPGVPVVNGRTLDDIPYGRYFGESDLTRFEHETWRGVVELEHRWNDAQVSRITAHGRKAMTDGAYFILFNFAGAAYNPLTHEVSRSLAVVGYDDQNSALRAEHSIDASLFTGQPFAFHNQLLIAFEHENLSAQRLRNLGGHAPLNALEPVYGGYQPRPLVPFPGFPLNFNEQTAVDADEESLLILNRVNWRELVYLTVGARFEWFDASQSSTYPPGLPFTNSAIEQAPYRANPTVGVVVKPRPFLSLYANYAESTNAFRAFQSATASGDPLEPEQARQWELGVKSELLDKRVVTTLSAFHIRKSNVVGADPANPLFSINAGAERSRGLEFDTALNLYAGWRVNANYAFTDARITDDPGGANSGHRRFGVPEHAAALFSVYELQQGPLRGLGIGGGLRMASQVEIDNGNVGELPGYVQADALVYYKFKHWQAQLNARNLLDKEYYFTSGDGISVWPAASRSIIATLRTSF